A stretch of Bradyrhizobium sp. AZCC 2262 DNA encodes these proteins:
- the pbpC gene encoding penicillin-binding protein 1C, whose product MDGRVKPGHDGRGRRRVVLFAAAIAIALGATFSAWVVSLGPLPLEEARKVSTTIVDRNGKLLRAYAMADGRWRLPVDAKTSVDPGYLKLLLAYEDRRFWSHSGVDPLALGRAALQLGTRGHIVSGGSTITMQLARLMEPRHERSVHAKLRQMVRAVELERQLSKDEILDLYLALAPFGGNLEGIRAASIAYFDKEPKRLSLAEAALLVALPQSPERRRLDRYPQAAHAARDRVLARMVEDGVVSKEDAAQARAVAVPRLRKPMPILAPHSSDAAMATVKDTPLIKLTLDSSLQKTLEALARDRAVAQGPNISVAIIAVDNESGDVLARVGSSDYFDERRAGQVDMTRAVRSPGSTLKPFIYGLAFEDGFVHPESLIDDRPIRFGSYAPENFDMTFQGTVPVRKALQLSLNVPAIALLDRVGSSRLSSRLKQAGGNLVLPKDEAPGLAMGLGGVGITLQDLAQLYAGLARLGAARPLREIMLAQEKDNSDREPLRLMDQAAAWQVGNVLLGTPPPENGVHNKIAFKTGTSYGYRDAWSVGFDGRITIGVWVGRPDGAPVPGLVGRTAAAPILFDAFARTGKIPAALPKAPKGALIASNAKLPLPLRRFRAVGELIQTGSDQMPRIQFPLNGSRIDVDRSGGGQAAPMPVKVAGGVLPLTIMLNGTSVGEIDSRRQRLVDPPGPGFARLTVIDATGAADTVVIRVQ is encoded by the coding sequence GTGGATGGCCGGGTCAAGCCCGGCCATGACGGCCGTGGAAGGCGACGCGTTGTGCTTTTCGCTGCCGCTATCGCGATTGCACTTGGAGCTACCTTCTCGGCCTGGGTTGTCTCGCTCGGGCCGTTGCCGCTGGAAGAGGCGCGAAAGGTTTCCACCACGATTGTCGACCGCAACGGCAAGCTGCTGCGCGCCTATGCGATGGCGGACGGCCGCTGGCGGCTGCCGGTCGATGCGAAGACATCAGTCGATCCCGGATATCTCAAGCTGCTGCTGGCGTATGAAGACCGCCGCTTCTGGTCACACAGCGGCGTCGATCCGCTGGCGCTCGGGCGCGCGGCGCTTCAACTCGGCACCCGCGGCCACATCGTCTCGGGCGGCTCGACCATCACGATGCAACTGGCGCGGCTGATGGAGCCGCGGCATGAGCGCTCGGTGCATGCAAAGCTGCGCCAGATGGTGCGCGCGGTCGAGCTCGAGCGGCAACTGAGCAAGGACGAGATCCTCGATCTGTATCTGGCGCTGGCGCCGTTCGGCGGCAATCTTGAAGGCATCCGCGCCGCATCCATCGCCTATTTCGACAAGGAGCCGAAACGGCTTTCGCTTGCCGAAGCCGCATTGCTGGTCGCGCTGCCGCAATCGCCGGAACGCCGCCGGCTCGACCGATATCCGCAAGCTGCGCACGCCGCGCGCGACCGCGTGCTCGCCCGGATGGTCGAGGATGGCGTCGTGTCGAAAGAGGACGCAGCGCAGGCGAGGGCAGTGGCGGTGCCGCGGCTGCGCAAACCGATGCCTATATTGGCGCCGCATTCCTCCGATGCTGCGATGGCGACGGTGAAGGATACGCCGCTGATCAAGCTGACGCTGGATTCGAGTTTGCAGAAGACGCTGGAGGCGCTGGCGCGCGACCGCGCGGTGGCACAGGGACCGAACATTTCGGTCGCCATCATCGCGGTCGACAATGAAAGTGGCGACGTGCTGGCGCGCGTCGGCTCATCCGATTATTTCGACGAGCGCCGCGCCGGGCAGGTCGACATGACCCGCGCGGTGCGCTCGCCGGGCTCGACGCTGAAGCCGTTCATCTATGGCCTCGCCTTCGAGGACGGCTTCGTACACCCCGAGAGCCTGATCGACGACCGTCCCATTCGGTTCGGCTCTTACGCGCCGGAAAATTTCGACATGACGTTCCAGGGCACAGTGCCGGTGCGCAAGGCGCTGCAGCTCTCGCTGAACGTGCCGGCGATTGCGCTGCTTGACCGTGTCGGCTCCAGCCGGCTGTCGTCGCGGCTGAAGCAGGCCGGCGGCAATCTGGTGCTGCCGAAGGATGAAGCGCCGGGCCTCGCGATGGGCCTTGGCGGCGTCGGCATCACCTTGCAGGATCTGGCGCAGCTCTATGCCGGGCTGGCGCGGCTTGGCGCGGCGCGGCCGCTGCGCGAGATCATGCTGGCCCAAGAAAAAGATAACTCCGACCGTGAGCCGCTGCGGCTGATGGACCAGGCCGCCGCCTGGCAGGTCGGCAATGTGCTGCTCGGGACGCCGCCGCCGGAAAACGGCGTGCACAACAAAATCGCGTTCAAGACCGGCACCAGTTACGGCTATCGCGATGCATGGTCGGTGGGGTTCGATGGCCGCATCACGATCGGCGTGTGGGTCGGGCGACCCGACGGCGCGCCGGTGCCGGGCCTGGTCGGCCGCACCGCCGCCGCGCCGATTCTGTTCGACGCGTTTGCGCGCACCGGAAAGATCCCGGCGGCGCTGCCCAAGGCGCCAAAGGGGGCGCTGATCGCCAGCAACGCCAAACTGCCGTTGCCGTTGCGGCGCTTCCGTGCCGTCGGCGAGCTGATCCAGACTGGCAGCGATCAGATGCCGCGCATCCAGTTTCCGCTGAACGGCTCGCGGATCGACGTCGACCGTTCAGGCGGCGGGCAGGCCGCGCCAATGCCGGTCAAGGTGGCGGGTGGTGTGCTGCCGCTGACCATCATGCTGAACGGTACCTCGGTCGGCGAGATCGACAGCCGGCGCCAGCGGCTGGTTGACCCGCCCGGGCCCGGTTTTGCACGCCTGACTGTGATCGATGCGACGGGGGCGGCCGATACTGTGGTGATCCGGGTACAGTGA
- a CDS encoding alpha-2-macroglobulin family protein — protein MIGLVRATVICATLALGLTAAGAADKAFKRDELADSAVKLEAQIKSEAGPVAKSSATLRNDADAAFRRSDFRVGLQILGQIAATTPEDSANWLKLAKTIFQIRSASSSEQTFLYERASTAAYIAYQRAGNQAEEADALAVLGRAMSERKLWRPALDALRLSLDMREVAEVRGQYEKMRDEHGFRLLDYTVDSDGASPRACFQFSEDLAKRVDFAPFLALAGTDKPALTSEGKQLCVDGLKHGERYNINLRAGLPSTVKETLPKSAEFNIYVRDRKPFVRFTGRAYVLPRTGQRGIPLVSVNTPSVNVNVFRIGDRNLINTVVDSDFQKTLSSYQLSDLGNERGVKVWSGELATTSTLNQDVVTAFPVDQALGDLQPGVYVMTASAKGPGSGDDDGSLATQWFIVSDMGLTAFSGNDGIHVFVNSLASTEAVAKAEVRLVARNNEILATRKSDDAGHVLFEAGLARGEGGLSPALLTVMSDKADYAFLSLKTNAFDLTDRGVSGRVVPAGADAFLYAERGVYRSNETVYLTALLRDGQGNAMAGGPLTLVIERPDGVEFRRAQLPDQGAGGRSMAVPLNSAVPTGTWRVRAFTDPKGSSVGETTFMVEDYIPERIEFDVSAKEKMIKAETPVELKVAGKFLYGAPASGLQLEGDMLVAPAASGRPGYPGYQFGVADEETASNERTPIENLPEADANGVATFPVSLAKAPTSTRPQEAQIFIRMVETGGRAVERKLVLPVAPQAALIGIKPLFGDKSVAEGDKAEFDVIFVSADGKQLPRDGLRYELLKMESRYQWYRQNSSWEYEPVKSTKRVADGDLTLTADKAARVSLAPQPGRYRLDVKSTEADGPVTSVQFDVGWYSDGSADTPDLLETSIDKPEYVSGDTMMVSVNARTAGKLTINVLGDRLLTTQTVDVKEGTQQVRLTVGKDWGTGAYVLATLRRPLDASALRMPGRAIGLKWFGIDKKTRTLQVALSPPPLVRPGTSLKIPVKLGGLNPGEDAKIVVAAVDVGILNLTNYKPPAPDDYYLGQRRLTSEIRDLYGQLIDGMQGTRGQIRTGGDSAGAELQGSPPTQKPLALYSGIVTVGADGTAEISFDIPEFAGTARVMAVAWNSTKLGRATIDVTVRDPVVLTATLPRFLLNGDKGTMSFDLDNVEGAPGDYSISVKTSGPVKVTGSPTTSVKLAAKQRTSMALALDAGGAGTANLDVDIKGPNGLTLARHYALDVKAATQVLARRSIRTLAKGESLTLTPDMFSDLVSGTGSVSLSVSLSTALDAATILKALDRYPHGCSEQITSRAMPLLYVNDLAAGAHLAMDTAVDQRIKDAIERLLARQGSNGSFGLWSAGGDDAWLDAYVTDFLTRAREKGFAVPDVLFKNALDRIRNSVVNANEPEKDGGRDLAYGLYVLARNGAAPIGDLRYLADTKLSNLATPIAKSQLAAALALVGDKTRAERVYGAALDALAPKPVLEFGRVDYGSALRDAAALVSLASEGNAPRATLTQAVARVEVARGLSPYTSTQENAWLVLAARALSKETLALDIDGSPVKAAVYRSYKADAMAGKPVKVTNTGDAPVQAVVSVSGSPVTPEPAASNGFKIERNYFTLDGKPADVTKAKQNDRFAVVLKITEAKPEYGHIMVADYLPAGLEIDNPHLVSSGDSGTLDWIEDGEEPEHTEFRDDRFTAAIDRASDDKSVFTVAYIVRAVSPGKYVLPQAYVEDMYNPSRYGRSGTGSVEVRAAK, from the coding sequence ATGATCGGTTTGGTTCGCGCCACAGTGATTTGCGCCACGCTGGCGCTTGGCCTGACGGCGGCAGGGGCCGCAGACAAGGCGTTCAAGCGCGACGAGCTGGCCGATTCGGCCGTCAAGCTTGAGGCCCAGATCAAAAGCGAGGCGGGGCCGGTCGCCAAATCCTCCGCGACGCTGCGCAACGACGCCGACGCCGCCTTCAGGCGGTCCGACTTCCGGGTGGGTTTGCAGATCCTCGGCCAGATCGCCGCCACCACGCCCGAGGACAGCGCCAACTGGCTGAAACTCGCCAAGACCATCTTCCAGATCCGCTCCGCCAGTTCCAGCGAACAGACCTTCCTGTACGAGCGCGCCTCGACCGCGGCCTACATCGCCTATCAGCGCGCCGGCAACCAGGCCGAGGAGGCTGATGCGCTGGCGGTGCTGGGCCGGGCGATGTCCGAGCGCAAGCTGTGGCGTCCGGCGCTGGATGCGTTGCGGCTGTCGCTCGACATGCGCGAGGTGGCTGAGGTCCGCGGCCAGTACGAGAAGATGCGCGATGAGCACGGTTTCCGGCTGCTCGACTACACCGTCGATTCCGACGGGGCCTCGCCGCGCGCCTGCTTCCAGTTCTCCGAGGACCTTGCCAAGCGGGTCGACTTCGCGCCGTTCCTCGCGCTGGCCGGCACCGACAAGCCGGCGCTGACCAGCGAGGGTAAGCAGCTCTGCGTCGACGGGCTGAAACACGGCGAGCGCTACAACATCAATCTGCGCGCCGGCCTGCCGTCCACGGTGAAGGAAACCCTGCCGAAATCGGCCGAGTTCAACATCTATGTGCGCGACCGCAAGCCATTCGTGCGCTTCACCGGGCGCGCCTACGTGCTGCCACGCACCGGCCAGCGCGGCATTCCGCTGGTCAGCGTCAACACGCCGTCAGTGAACGTCAACGTGTTCCGGATCGGCGACCGCAATTTGATCAATACGGTGGTCGACAGCGATTTCCAGAAGACGCTGTCGAGCTACCAGCTCTCGGACTTGGGCAACGAGCGCGGCGTCAAGGTCTGGTCCGGCGAACTCGCAACCACCTCCACGCTGAACCAGGACGTCGTGACGGCGTTCCCGGTCGACCAGGCGCTCGGCGACTTGCAGCCCGGCGTCTATGTGATGACAGCGTCGGCCAAAGGCCCCGGCAGCGGCGACGATGACGGCTCGCTGGCGACGCAATGGTTCATCGTCTCCGACATGGGACTCACCGCGTTTTCCGGCAATGACGGCATCCATGTGTTCGTCAATTCGCTGGCCTCGACGGAGGCCGTTGCGAAGGCCGAGGTGCGGCTGGTCGCGCGCAACAACGAGATCCTCGCCACCCGCAAGAGCGACGATGCCGGCCACGTGCTGTTCGAGGCCGGGCTGGCGCGCGGCGAGGGCGGGCTCTCGCCGGCGCTGCTGACGGTCATGAGCGACAAGGCGGACTACGCCTTCCTCAGTCTGAAGACCAATGCCTTCGACCTCACCGACCGCGGCGTCTCCGGGCGCGTCGTGCCGGCAGGCGCCGACGCCTTCCTCTATGCCGAGCGCGGGGTCTACCGGTCGAACGAAACCGTTTATCTGACTGCCCTGCTGCGCGACGGGCAGGGCAACGCGATGGCCGGCGGGCCGCTGACGCTGGTGATCGAGCGGCCGGACGGCGTCGAATTCCGCCGCGCCCAGCTTCCTGATCAGGGCGCGGGCGGCCGTTCCATGGCGGTGCCGCTCAATTCCGCCGTCCCGACCGGGACCTGGCGGGTGCGGGCCTTTACCGACCCCAAGGGCTCGTCGGTCGGCGAAACCACCTTCATGGTCGAGGATTACATCCCCGAACGGATCGAATTCGATGTCTCGGCCAAGGAGAAGATGATCAAGGCTGAGACTCCGGTTGAACTTAAGGTCGCCGGCAAGTTCCTTTACGGCGCGCCGGCCTCGGGCCTGCAACTCGAGGGCGACATGCTGGTTGCCCCCGCTGCCTCCGGGCGTCCGGGCTATCCCGGCTATCAGTTCGGCGTGGCGGATGAGGAAACCGCCTCCAACGAGCGCACCCCGATCGAGAATCTGCCGGAGGCCGACGCCAACGGCGTTGCGACCTTCCCGGTATCGCTGGCCAAGGCGCCGACGTCCACCCGTCCGCAGGAAGCGCAGATCTTCATCCGCATGGTGGAGACAGGCGGCCGCGCGGTCGAGCGCAAGCTGGTGCTCCCCGTGGCGCCGCAGGCGGCGCTGATCGGCATCAAGCCGTTATTCGGCGACAAGAGCGTGGCCGAAGGCGACAAGGCCGAGTTCGACGTCATCTTCGTCAGCGCTGACGGCAAGCAACTGCCGCGTGACGGCCTGCGCTACGAACTCCTGAAGATGGAGTCGCGCTATCAATGGTATCGGCAAAACTCGTCCTGGGAATATGAGCCGGTCAAATCGACCAAGCGCGTCGCCGACGGCGACCTGACACTCACCGCCGACAAGGCGGCGCGGGTGTCGCTCGCGCCGCAGCCGGGCCGCTATCGCCTCGACGTCAAATCGACCGAGGCGGACGGACCGGTTACTTCAGTGCAGTTCGATGTCGGCTGGTACTCGGACGGCAGCGCCGATACGCCTGATTTGCTGGAGACCTCGATCGACAAGCCGGAATACGTGTCCGGCGACACCATGATGGTGTCGGTCAATGCCCGTACCGCCGGGAAGCTCACCATCAACGTGCTCGGCGACCGCCTGCTGACGACGCAGACCGTGGACGTCAAGGAAGGCACCCAGCAGGTCAGGCTTACCGTCGGCAAGGACTGGGGCACCGGCGCCTATGTGCTGGCGACGCTGCGCCGTCCGCTCGATGCGTCCGCGCTGCGGATGCCGGGACGGGCGATCGGACTAAAATGGTTCGGCATCGACAAGAAGACGCGCACACTGCAGGTCGCGCTGTCGCCGCCACCTTTGGTGCGGCCCGGCACCAGCTTGAAGATCCCGGTCAAGCTCGGCGGGCTCAATCCCGGCGAGGACGCCAAGATCGTCGTTGCCGCGGTCGATGTCGGCATTCTCAACCTGACCAACTACAAGCCGCCGGCACCTGACGACTATTATCTCGGCCAGCGCCGCCTGACGTCTGAAATCCGCGACCTCTATGGGCAATTGATCGACGGCATGCAGGGCACGCGCGGCCAGATCCGGACCGGCGGCGATTCCGCCGGTGCCGAGCTGCAGGGCTCGCCGCCGACGCAAAAACCGCTGGCGCTCTATTCGGGGATCGTCACGGTCGGCGCCGACGGCACCGCGGAAATCAGTTTTGATATTCCGGAGTTTGCCGGCACGGCCCGCGTCATGGCGGTGGCGTGGAATTCGACCAAACTCGGGCGCGCCACCATCGACGTCACCGTGCGTGACCCCGTGGTGCTGACGGCGACGCTGCCGCGCTTCCTGCTCAATGGCGACAAGGGCACGATGAGTTTCGACCTCGACAATGTCGAGGGCGCGCCCGGCGATTACAGCATCAGCGTCAAGACGTCGGGCCCTGTGAAGGTGACGGGTAGTCCGACCACGTCAGTCAAACTCGCCGCCAAGCAGCGGACCTCGATGGCGCTGGCGCTCGATGCCGGCGGCGCCGGCACCGCCAATCTCGACGTCGACATCAAGGGCCCGAACGGGCTGACGCTGGCGCGGCATTATGCGCTCGACGTCAAGGCGGCGACGCAGGTTCTGGCGCGCCGCTCGATCCGGACATTGGCAAAAGGCGAGAGCCTGACGCTGACGCCGGACATGTTCTCCGACCTCGTGTCGGGCACCGGCAGCGTGTCGCTCTCGGTCAGCCTGTCCACCGCGCTCGATGCGGCGACCATTCTGAAGGCGCTGGATCGCTATCCGCACGGCTGCTCCGAACAGATCACCAGCCGCGCGATGCCGCTGCTCTACGTCAACGACCTCGCGGCCGGCGCGCATCTGGCGATGGATACTGCCGTCGACCAGCGCATCAAGGACGCGATCGAACGGCTGCTGGCGCGGCAAGGCTCGAACGGCTCGTTCGGCCTGTGGTCGGCCGGCGGCGACGACGCCTGGCTCGATGCCTACGTGACGGATTTCCTGACCCGCGCCCGCGAAAAGGGGTTTGCGGTGCCGGACGTGCTGTTCAAGAACGCGCTCGATCGCATCCGTAACTCGGTCGTCAACGCCAACGAGCCGGAAAAGGATGGCGGCCGAGATCTGGCCTATGGCCTCTACGTGCTGGCTCGTAACGGTGCTGCACCGATCGGCGACTTGCGCTATCTCGCCGATACCAAGCTCTCCAACCTTGCTACGCCGATTGCGAAATCGCAGCTCGCAGCCGCACTGGCCTTGGTCGGCGACAAGACGCGGGCGGAGCGGGTTTATGGCGCGGCGCTGGATGCGCTGGCGCCGAAACCGGTGCTTGAGTTCGGCCGCGTCGACTACGGTTCGGCGCTGCGCGACGCGGCGGCGCTGGTCTCGCTCGCCAGCGAAGGTAATGCGCCGCGGGCAACGCTGACACAGGCTGTCGCACGGGTCGAAGTGGCGCGGGGGCTTTCGCCCTACACCTCGACGCAGGAGAATGCGTGGCTGGTGCTGGCCGCGCGTGCGCTGTCGAAGGAGACGCTGGCGCTGGATATCGATGGGTCGCCGGTGAAAGCCGCGGTCTATCGCAGCTACAAGGCCGACGCGATGGCGGGCAAGCCGGTCAAGGTCACCAACACCGGCGATGCGCCGGTGCAGGCGGTGGTCTCGGTCTCGGGCTCGCCGGTCACGCCGGAGCCGGCGGCGTCGAACGGCTTCAAGATCGAGCGCAATTACTTCACGCTCGACGGCAAGCCCGCCGACGTCACCAAGGCCAAGCAGAACGACCGCTTCGCCGTGGTGCTGAAGATCACCGAGGCCAAGCCGGAATACGGACACATCATGGTGGCCGATTATCTGCCGGCCGGGCTCGAGATCGATAACCCGCATCTGGTGTCGTCGGGTGACTCGGGCACGCTGGACTGGATCGAGGACGGCGAGGAGCCGGAGCATACCGAGTTCCGCGACGACCGCTTCACGGCGGCGATCGATCGCGCCAGCGACGACAAGTCGGTGTTCACGGTGGCCTACATCGTGCGCGCGGTATCGCCCGGCAAATACGTGCTGCCGCAGGCCTATGTCGAGGACATGTACAATCCCTCGCGCTACGGCCGCTCCGGCACCGGCTCGGTCGAGGTGCGTGCGGCGAAATGA
- a CDS encoding H-NS family nucleoid-associated regulatory protein produces MNRPCHARANIGIRSGRRRLGRGKKPRWLAAHLKSGKRIDDFRISHAAQADQLARLASAF; encoded by the coding sequence CTGAATCGGCCTTGTCATGCTCGCGCAAATATCGGAATCCGGAGCGGCCGTCGGAGACTTGGACGCGGCAAGAAGCCCCGCTGGCTCGCCGCACACCTAAAGTCCGGCAAGCGGATCGACGACTTTCGGATCAGCCACGCAGCGCAGGCAGATCAGCTGGCCCGACTGGCTTCGGCTTTCTGA
- a CDS encoding DUF3551 domain-containing protein, producing the protein MKLPHASATATVLTILAATIALPAPARAQTYDPSYPVCLQVYQGMVDYYFECHYRTMAQCAASASGRAAQCVVNPYYGGPKAGRSKRQKRPQPY; encoded by the coding sequence ATGAAGCTGCCGCACGCATCTGCCACAGCAACGGTTTTGACGATCTTGGCCGCGACGATCGCCCTGCCCGCACCTGCGCGAGCCCAGACCTACGATCCGAGCTACCCCGTTTGCCTGCAGGTCTACCAGGGCATGGTGGACTACTATTTTGAGTGCCATTACCGGACGATGGCGCAGTGCGCGGCGTCGGCGTCGGGTCGCGCCGCGCAATGCGTGGTCAATCCATATTACGGCGGGCCGAAAGCCGGGCGCAGCAAGCGCCAAAAGCGGCCTCAGCCATATTGA
- a CDS encoding PilZ domain-containing protein, whose translation MEFERRSIARTTISKDALLFFDAQRGVLTCRVQDVTNSGAGIELHTLNLLPLNFELSFDKFHTVRDCRVIWRQGDFVGVAFQN comes from the coding sequence ATGGAATTCGAACGCCGATCGATAGCGAGGACGACGATCTCGAAAGACGCGCTGCTGTTCTTTGACGCGCAGCGCGGTGTCCTTACTTGCCGCGTTCAGGACGTCACGAATTCCGGGGCCGGAATCGAACTCCATACCCTCAATTTATTGCCGCTGAATTTCGAATTGAGTTTTGACAAATTTCACACCGTTCGTGACTGCCGCGTAATCTGGCGGCAAGGTGATTTCGTCGGCGTTGCGTTTCAAAACTGA
- a CDS encoding H-NS histone family protein → MNRNDFKSMSTDELWALHEEIASRLAAALLAEKRVLENRLKQLKGVVEIERESSSTGRRPYPAVVPKFRNPDRPSETWAGRGKTPRWLAAKLKSGKRIDDFRIRQVA, encoded by the coding sequence GTGAACCGGAATGACTTCAAATCGATGTCCACGGATGAGTTGTGGGCACTGCACGAAGAAATCGCTTCCAGGCTTGCAGCAGCGCTGCTTGCCGAGAAGCGCGTGCTCGAAAATCGCCTCAAGCAACTCAAGGGCGTCGTCGAAATTGAGCGCGAGAGTTCGTCGACAGGGCGGCGCCCATATCCAGCGGTCGTTCCGAAGTTTCGGAATCCGGATCGGCCGTCCGAGACTTGGGCGGGACGAGGAAAGACGCCGCGTTGGCTGGCTGCAAAATTGAAGTCCGGCAAGCGGATCGACGACTTCCGAATACGGCAGGTAGCTTAA
- a CDS encoding septal ring lytic transglycosylase RlpA family protein → MAAYRHRNGRGASKLRFAAVALALTSSHACAETFQQMWMGRIARPPADDQEASVYWEDKWDARGKRFKANEVSCAHRTEAFGTIFVVTNIENGKKIRCPVQDRGPFTRGRVLDFSLGAARQIGCDGLCRVTVRRAGYE, encoded by the coding sequence ATGGCTGCGTATCGCCACCGCAATGGCCGCGGTGCTTCCAAGCTGCGGTTTGCGGCAGTGGCGCTGGCGCTGACCTCGTCGCATGCATGCGCCGAAACCTTTCAGCAAATGTGGATGGGGCGGATCGCCCGACCACCGGCAGACGATCAAGAGGCCTCCGTCTACTGGGAGGACAAGTGGGATGCACGCGGCAAGCGCTTCAAGGCCAACGAGGTCTCCTGCGCGCATCGCACCGAGGCGTTTGGCACTATCTTCGTCGTCACCAATATCGAGAACGGCAAGAAGATCCGCTGCCCGGTGCAGGACCGCGGCCCCTTCACACGCGGCCGGGTTCTCGACTTCTCGCTCGGCGCCGCGCGCCAGATCGGTTGCGATGGCTTGTGCCGCGTCACCGTGCGCCGCGCCGGCTACGAGTAG
- a CDS encoding outer membrane protein: protein MKRLALAISVLAVTATGALANPVYNWTGFYIGGNVGYSWGRSASTLWFTDAGATVSSANTRNDMNGVIGGGQLGYNWQFDNKWVFGLEADFQGSDQKGGAGGACAGGALTAVATLNSACSTGHIGDTTPFNVAALPVTSEISQKLNWFGTVRGRIGPTVTPTVLVYVTGGLAYGEVTTTNAVAGTNITGAQGTNVFALTPVAGSANSTTTRVGWTIGAGIEGVVSGNWTARLEYLYVDLGDVSGSFVTPVTGLSGGLLTSRYSSHITDNILRVGLNYRWAAR, encoded by the coding sequence ATGAAGAGGCTGGCACTCGCGATTTCCGTTCTCGCCGTCACCGCGACCGGCGCCCTCGCCAATCCCGTCTACAACTGGACCGGGTTCTATATCGGCGGCAATGTCGGCTATAGCTGGGGCCGCTCTGCAAGCACGCTCTGGTTTACCGATGCGGGGGCAACCGTCAGCTCGGCGAACACGCGAAACGACATGAACGGCGTGATCGGCGGCGGCCAGCTCGGCTACAACTGGCAATTCGACAACAAATGGGTGTTCGGCCTTGAGGCCGACTTCCAGGGTTCGGACCAGAAAGGCGGCGCGGGCGGCGCTTGCGCAGGCGGCGCGCTGACAGCGGTGGCGACCCTCAACAGCGCCTGCTCCACCGGGCACATCGGGGATACCACGCCGTTCAACGTCGCAGCCCTTCCGGTCACCAGCGAGATCAGCCAGAAGCTCAACTGGTTCGGCACCGTTCGCGGCCGTATCGGCCCAACGGTGACCCCGACGGTGCTGGTGTATGTTACCGGCGGTCTGGCGTATGGCGAGGTCACGACGACCAACGCGGTCGCCGGCACGAACATCACCGGAGCACAGGGTACCAACGTGTTTGCGCTGACGCCGGTAGCGGGATCGGCGAACAGCACCACCACGCGCGTCGGATGGACGATCGGAGCCGGCATCGAGGGCGTCGTCAGCGGAAACTGGACCGCCAGACTCGAATATCTCTATGTCGACCTCGGGGACGTATCCGGCTCGTTCGTCACGCCGGTCACCGGTCTCAGCGGCGGCCTGCTGACCAGCCGATACAGCTCGCATATCACCGACAACATTCTGCGGGTCGGCCTGAACTACCGCTGGGCGGCCCGGTAG
- a CDS encoding DUF6481 family protein: MSGFKEPNFADRQKAAMQARQNILNKFRAQPGADDPEVKRRQAEREAQAAVRAKAREAKEAAKAEQKRLEAEAAAAEAARIAREKEEEAARQAALEVDQKAKRDARYAARKSKGKKR; the protein is encoded by the coding sequence ATGAGTGGATTCAAGGAACCGAACTTCGCGGACCGCCAGAAGGCCGCGATGCAGGCGCGGCAGAACATTCTGAACAAGTTTCGCGCCCAACCGGGAGCTGACGATCCCGAGGTGAAGCGCCGCCAGGCCGAGCGGGAAGCGCAAGCCGCCGTGCGCGCCAAGGCAAGAGAGGCCAAGGAAGCGGCAAAGGCCGAACAGAAGCGTCTCGAAGCCGAGGCCGCCGCGGCCGAGGCCGCCAGGATCGCGCGCGAGAAGGAAGAAGAGGCCGCCAGGCAGGCCGCGCTGGAGGTAGACCAGAAGGCCAAGCGCGACGCGCGTTACGCTGCGCGCAAAAGCAAGGGCAAGAAGAGGTAG
- a CDS encoding pentapeptide MXKDX repeat protein, translated as MTTTTRIGLGLSAALVSLGLAFAPAVFAQDKMGKDDGMKKESMSKDAMKKDDGMMKKDGMKHDGMMKDGMKKDDGMKKN; from the coding sequence ATGACCACCACGACCCGTATCGGCCTCGGCCTGTCTGCCGCGCTCGTTTCGCTCGGCCTTGCGTTTGCGCCAGCCGTCTTCGCTCAGGACAAGATGGGCAAGGACGACGGCATGAAGAAGGAATCGATGTCCAAGGACGCGATGAAGAAAGACGACGGCATGATGAAAAAGGACGGCATGAAGCACGATGGCATGATGAAAGACGGCATGAAAAAAGACGATGGCATGAAAAAGAACTGA